A single Harpia harpyja isolate bHarHar1 chromosome 6, bHarHar1 primary haplotype, whole genome shotgun sequence DNA region contains:
- the MAFF gene encoding transcription factor MafF isoform X2, whose product MAADGLSSKALKVKQELGENTPLLSDVELMGLSVRELNHHLRGLSKEEVARLKQRRRTLKNRGYAASCRVKRVCQKEELQKQKMELEWEVDKLARENAAMRLELDTLRGKYEALQGFARTVAAHGPPAKVATASVITIVKSGTNQAAYS is encoded by the exons ATGGCTGCGGACGGGCTCTCCAGCAAGGCCCTGAAG GtgaagcaggagctgggagagaaCACACCACTGCTGTCAGACGTGGAGCTGATGGGGCTGTCGGTGCGGGAGCTCAACCACCACCTGCGGGGCCTCTCCAAAGAGGAGGTGGCGAGGCTGAAGCAGCGCCGGCGGACGCTGAAGAATCGGGGTTACGCTGCCAGCTGCCGGGTGAAGCGCGTCTgccagaaagaagagctgcagaagcagaagatgGAGCTGGAGTGGGAGGTGGATAAGTTGGCCCGGGAGAACGCCGCCATGCGCCTGGAGCTCGACACCCTCCGTGGCAAGTACGAGGCCCTGCAGGGCTTCGCCCGCACCGTGGCTGCCCATGGGCCCCCCGCCAAGGTGGCCACCGCCAGCGTCATCACCATTGTCAAGTCCGGCACCAACCAGGCCGCCTACTCCTAG
- the MAFF gene encoding transcription factor MafF isoform X1 → MAADGLSSKALKQVKQELGENTPLLSDVELMGLSVRELNHHLRGLSKEEVARLKQRRRTLKNRGYAASCRVKRVCQKEELQKQKMELEWEVDKLARENAAMRLELDTLRGKYEALQGFARTVAAHGPPAKVATASVITIVKSGTNQAAYS, encoded by the exons ATGGCTGCGGACGGGCTCTCCAGCAAGGCCCTGAAG CAGGtgaagcaggagctgggagagaaCACACCACTGCTGTCAGACGTGGAGCTGATGGGGCTGTCGGTGCGGGAGCTCAACCACCACCTGCGGGGCCTCTCCAAAGAGGAGGTGGCGAGGCTGAAGCAGCGCCGGCGGACGCTGAAGAATCGGGGTTACGCTGCCAGCTGCCGGGTGAAGCGCGTCTgccagaaagaagagctgcagaagcagaagatgGAGCTGGAGTGGGAGGTGGATAAGTTGGCCCGGGAGAACGCCGCCATGCGCCTGGAGCTCGACACCCTCCGTGGCAAGTACGAGGCCCTGCAGGGCTTCGCCCGCACCGTGGCTGCCCATGGGCCCCCCGCCAAGGTGGCCACCGCCAGCGTCATCACCATTGTCAAGTCCGGCACCAACCAGGCCGCCTACTCCTAG